In Cyanobium sp. AMD-g, one genomic interval encodes:
- a CDS encoding adenine phosphoribosyltransferase, protein MPSSPSSIDLRTWVRDIPDFPKPGILFRDLTPLMRDPDGWGEAIRLLGLLCDRVQPDLIVGIESRGFIVGTALATVVGVGFVPVRKPGKLPGEVIGVDYSLEYGTDRLEIHSDALGQGSRVLIVDDLLATGGTAEACTELVLKAGGELCGFGFLAELAALEGRSRLPQEQPIESLIIYS, encoded by the coding sequence ATGCCCAGCAGCCCTTCATCGATCGATCTGCGCACCTGGGTCCGGGACATTCCCGACTTTCCGAAGCCGGGCATCCTCTTCCGTGACCTCACCCCCCTGATGCGGGACCCCGACGGCTGGGGCGAGGCCATCCGCCTGCTGGGCCTGCTCTGCGATCGGGTTCAGCCGGACCTGATCGTGGGCATCGAATCCCGCGGCTTCATCGTCGGTACGGCCCTGGCCACCGTCGTCGGTGTCGGCTTCGTGCCGGTGCGTAAGCCCGGCAAGCTTCCCGGCGAGGTGATCGGGGTGGACTACAGCCTCGAGTACGGCACCGACCGGCTGGAGATCCACAGCGATGCCCTCGGCCAGGGTTCGCGGGTGCTGATCGTCGATGATCTGCTGGCCACCGGCGGCACCGCCGAGGCCTGCACCGAGCTGGTGCTGAAGGCCGGTGGGGAGCTGTGCGGCTTTGGCTTCCTGGCCGAACTGGCGGCCCTGGAGGGCCGCAGCCGGCTGCCTCAGGAGCAGCCGATCGAGTCGCTGATCATCTACAGCTGA
- a CDS encoding TspO/MBR family protein: MAVPPWLLILITLLVVTLVINPSEQDFSWYRSLRRPGWMSIDPWVPAAWVVISVSYYFSALSFWFKTGAWLWVAAYASLLVLLRSQHCVICRLRNLSAGLPIGLLGWMLTLMLTLFARPTSPLAAGLLVPVLVWTPVEAIVTLQMIGLNRKKHRSGLGPNDRGPARSRRL, translated from the coding sequence ATGGCCGTGCCCCCCTGGCTCCTGATCCTGATCACCCTTCTGGTGGTGACGCTGGTCATCAATCCCTCGGAGCAGGACTTCTCCTGGTATCGCAGCCTCAGACGACCGGGCTGGATGAGCATCGATCCGTGGGTCCCCGCCGCCTGGGTCGTCATCAGCGTCAGCTATTACTTCTCAGCGCTCTCCTTCTGGTTCAAGACCGGCGCATGGCTCTGGGTGGCTGCCTACGCGAGCCTGTTGGTGCTCCTGCGCAGCCAACACTGTGTGATCTGCCGCCTCCGCAACCTGTCAGCGGGCCTTCCCATCGGCCTGCTGGGCTGGATGCTGACCTTGATGCTGACCCTGTTCGCGCGACCCACATCTCCCCTGGCGGCTGGGCTGCTGGTGCCTGTGCTGGTGTGGACCCCGGTGGAAGCCATCGTCACCCTGCAGATGATTGGATTGAATCGCAAGAAGCATCGGAGCGGCCTTGGACCCAATGATCGCGGCCCTGCTCGATCCCGCCGCCTATGA
- a CDS encoding DUF4335 domain-containing protein, protein MVQSSVMKQSLVFDQLSCRLQVEGLPDVSIGQSGAALGIITGWSLQWVGRPLLEGRREHLQALMQVVLPYARHLISGVRRDFSMAGEPVDIGPHPEGGHRLLLRSSQPDTPPLEMHLDDAELADLVRVLDLLRLDPRVQLPLEIPEPEPLGPRELLERIPLHRRLTAPLGGAAALAVSAALVLLLPPPPAVPPVPTPPPPQAAPEAPRP, encoded by the coding sequence ATGGTTCAGAGTTCCGTGATGAAGCAGAGCCTCGTCTTCGATCAGCTCAGCTGCCGCCTGCAGGTGGAAGGGCTCCCCGACGTCTCCATCGGCCAGAGCGGTGCGGCCCTTGGCATCATCACCGGCTGGAGTCTGCAGTGGGTGGGCCGGCCCCTGCTGGAGGGGCGGCGTGAGCACCTGCAGGCACTGATGCAGGTGGTGCTGCCCTACGCCCGGCACCTGATCAGCGGCGTGCGCCGCGATTTCAGCATGGCGGGCGAACCCGTCGATATCGGCCCCCACCCCGAGGGCGGCCACCGGCTGCTGCTGCGCAGCAGCCAGCCCGACACCCCTCCGCTGGAGATGCATCTCGACGATGCGGAACTGGCTGATCTGGTGCGGGTGCTCGACCTGTTGCGCCTCGATCCCCGCGTGCAGCTGCCCCTGGAGATCCCTGAGCCGGAGCCGCTCGGTCCCAGGGAACTGCTGGAGCGGATCCCCCTTCATCGCCGACTGACGGCCCCTCTGGGCGGGGCAGCGGCCCTGGCCGTCTCGGCGGCCCTGGTGCTGCTGCTGCCGCCGCCGCCCGCCGTGCCACCGGTGCCAACCCCACCGCCCCCCCAGGCCGCTCCGGAAGCCCCACGTCCCTGA
- a CDS encoding FAD-dependent monooxygenase, whose product MRPSLHARINGAGPTGALTALALAQAGWQVSLHDPLGPEALQGRERAYAFTHSSRDLLERLGLWGDLRRQLVPFRRLRLQDGATERRVSFDPTGLEHGGAVGWIGSHRPLMALLLRRLGQHPAVALALGTAAAVAASEPDLLVAADGPDSPTRRALGIGQWSHRYTQACLTVQVEMGGGNDDEAWELLRPEGPFAVLPIGERRFQLVWSAPTARCRQLEALSGPAFLDRLAGALPDQLQPEALLVAPRSFPVALQLAHRLHRGRTVLVGESAHRCHPVGGQGLNLCWRDVAVLHQLAEQAARGTLSPRRLAAAYARRRWPDLLLTLLATDLLVRLFSNRQPLLLPLRGLAFGVLSRFGWSRALALRAMTQGPCRLRQTLPAWGDGDQQLSPAPALSGHGALPAPSARPE is encoded by the coding sequence ATGCGCCCTTCGCTCCATGCCCGGATCAACGGAGCCGGCCCCACCGGCGCCCTGACGGCCCTGGCCCTGGCGCAGGCCGGCTGGCAGGTGAGTCTCCACGATCCCCTCGGCCCCGAGGCTCTGCAGGGCCGGGAGCGGGCCTACGCCTTCACCCATTCCAGCCGTGACCTGCTGGAGCGGCTGGGTCTATGGGGCGATCTGCGGCGCCAGCTGGTTCCCTTCCGCCGCCTGCGGCTTCAGGACGGGGCCACGGAGCGTCGGGTCAGCTTCGATCCGACCGGCCTGGAGCACGGCGGCGCGGTGGGCTGGATCGGCTCGCACCGGCCCCTGATGGCGTTGCTGCTGCGGCGCCTGGGCCAGCACCCCGCCGTTGCGCTGGCGCTGGGAACAGCGGCAGCGGTCGCCGCCAGCGAACCCGATCTGCTGGTGGCCGCCGATGGACCCGACTCCCCCACCCGGCGTGCCCTGGGCATCGGCCAGTGGAGCCACCGCTACACCCAGGCCTGCCTCACCGTGCAGGTGGAGATGGGAGGCGGCAACGACGACGAAGCCTGGGAGCTGCTGCGTCCGGAAGGGCCCTTTGCGGTGCTTCCGATTGGCGAGCGTCGCTTCCAGCTGGTCTGGAGTGCACCCACGGCCCGCTGCCGGCAGCTCGAAGCCCTGAGCGGCCCTGCCTTCCTCGATCGGCTGGCGGGTGCCCTGCCGGACCAACTCCAGCCCGAGGCCCTGCTGGTGGCACCCCGCAGTTTTCCGGTGGCCCTGCAGCTGGCCCACCGCCTGCACCGCGGCCGCACGGTGCTGGTGGGGGAAAGCGCCCACCGCTGCCATCCGGTGGGCGGCCAGGGGTTGAATCTCTGCTGGCGGGATGTGGCGGTGCTGCACCAGCTCGCCGAGCAGGCCGCCCGGGGAACGCTGTCCCCGCGTCGCCTGGCTGCGGCCTACGCACGCCGCCGCTGGCCCGATCTGCTGCTCACCCTGCTGGCCACCGACCTGCTGGTGCGGCTCTTCTCCAACCGTCAGCCCCTGTTGCTGCCGCTGCGCGGTCTGGCCTTCGGGGTCCTGTCGCGGTTCGGCTGGAGCCGGGCCCTGGCCCTGCGGGCCATGACCCAGGGGCCTTGCCGCCTGCGCCAGACACTCCCAGCATGGGGGGATGGTGATCAGCAGCTCTCCCCAGCCCCTGCCCTCTCCGGCCATGGTGCGCTTCCTGCGCCATCAGCTCGGCCTGAGTGA
- a CDS encoding DUF308 domain-containing protein, with product MPHTPYPLHLPTPRGPTPGKGLQLRSRRRRPSSRWRQLLAGLMLIVAGALILVGLMQLPERLDALLLVSNAIANLIGGLSRLSMGILQLGSVIVVALLALMALLLLVGGGVRLVRALTARPRRPS from the coding sequence ATGCCGCACACCCCCTACCCGCTGCATCTGCCGACACCGAGGGGACCAACGCCGGGAAAGGGTCTGCAGCTGCGCAGTCGCCGCCGCCGTCCCTCCTCCCGGTGGCGCCAGTTGCTGGCGGGCCTGATGCTGATCGTGGCGGGGGCGCTGATCCTCGTCGGGCTGATGCAGTTGCCGGAGCGGCTCGATGCCCTGCTCCTGGTCAGCAATGCCATCGCCAACCTGATCGGCGGCCTGAGCCGGCTCAGCATGGGGATCCTGCAGCTGGGCAGCGTGATCGTGGTGGCCTTGCTGGCCCTGATGGCCCTGCTGCTGCTGGTGGGCGGCGGCGTCCGGCTGGTGCGGGCCCTCACCGCCAGGCCGCGACGCCCCTCCTGA
- a CDS encoding DUF2949 domain-containing protein, with amino-acid sequence MVISSSPQPLPSPAMVRFLRHQLGLSENALQLGIKQSQLEQAPLPAVLWRFGLISLEQFDTVLTWQDQQG; translated from the coding sequence ATGGTGATCAGCAGCTCTCCCCAGCCCCTGCCCTCTCCGGCCATGGTGCGCTTCCTGCGCCATCAGCTCGGCCTGAGTGAAAACGCCCTGCAGCTGGGCATCAAACAGTCCCAGCTGGAGCAGGCACCGCTGCCGGCGGTGCTGTGGCGGTTCGGCCTGATCAGCCTCGAACAGTTCGACACCGTCCTCACCTGGCAGGACCAGCAGGGCTGA
- a CDS encoding DUF3038 domain-containing protein, whose product MAKDTSEAATQDHPSRPLPRRGLERLDLMLLCMEALDLNGGEAMVWMSEQLGYGGLFPNRVELWKRRCHNPLRRTCRRGEVPVDETDALIRILCVMADRLYPMLRSLLSSSEPEAVARERWALFQGRLLELVQERMNPRRSGVQKLLDPTDGAAQRLQLVQGLSLCAGLGGFERIKASLMDAVA is encoded by the coding sequence ATGGCCAAGGACACTTCGGAAGCGGCGACCCAGGACCACCCCTCCCGCCCCCTGCCCCGCCGGGGACTGGAGCGGCTCGATCTGATGCTGCTCTGCATGGAGGCGCTCGACCTCAACGGGGGTGAAGCGATGGTCTGGATGAGCGAGCAGCTGGGCTATGGAGGTCTCTTCCCCAACCGGGTGGAGCTGTGGAAGCGCCGCTGCCACAACCCGCTGCGACGCACCTGCCGGCGCGGCGAGGTTCCCGTCGACGAAACCGATGCCCTGATCCGCATCCTCTGCGTCATGGCCGATCGCCTCTACCCGATGCTGCGCTCCCTGCTCTCCAGCAGCGAGCCGGAGGCGGTGGCGCGTGAACGCTGGGCGCTGTTCCAGGGGCGTCTGCTGGAGCTGGTGCAGGAACGCATGAATCCCCGCCGCAGCGGCGTGCAGAAATTGCTCGATCCCACCGATGGGGCCGCCCAGCGGCTTCAGCTGGTCCAGGGCCTCAGCCTCTGCGCCGGCCTGGGAGGCTTCGAGCGCATCAAGGCCAGCCTGATGGACGCGGTCGCCTGA